A stretch of DNA from Phycisphaerales bacterium:
CGAGTCGCTGATCGCCTTCTCGAATGAGCGCTTCTACGACAAGGACCTCGTCGTCTTCCCGTCGCCCACGGTCGACGCTGGCCGGCTGGGCGTTCGCCACCACTTCATTTCCGGGGCAACCTGCGCCGGCGGCAAGAACGTACTGGAAGCCGAAGCGGTCGCCAAGGCAATCATCGCGCACGCCCAGTCGTCGTCGCACGAATCCCTCGGGGTCGGTGCCTTCAATGCCGAGCAGCGGGACCTCATCCAAGAGTGCCTAGACCGCGCTTGCATTTCGAGCCCCACCGTTCGCGTTGCGGTCGAGAAGCTGCAGGCGCGGGACGAGGGGCTGTTCATCAAGAACTTGGAAAACCTCCAAGGCGACGAGCGCGACGTGATCTTCGTGTCGTACACGTATGGCCCCGACTCCGCCAGCGGCGTGGTGCGCAACAACTTCGGCCCGATCAACGGCGATCAGGGGTGGAGGCGTCTCAACGTTCTGATCACGCGCGCGCGCCGTAGGTTGGAGGTGTTCTCGTCTCTGCACCCGGAGCAGATCAACGCGGAGCCGGGGAAGAGCAGGGGCGTGCACGCGATGCGCGACTTCCTGGAGTTCTCCCGCTCCGGCAAGATCGTCGATCGGGGAATCCGAACGACGCGCGGGCCGGACTCACCCTTCGAGGAGGCCGTAGGCCGTGTGCTAAACACACTTGGCGTGTCATTTGTCCCGCAGGTCGGTGTTGCCGGCTACTTCGTAGACATTGGAGTGCTCGCCCCCGGGAGCCAGCACGACTTTGTGCTCGGGATCGAGTGCGACGGTGCAACGTACCACTCGGCCCGGTCCGCGCGAGACCGCGACCGCCTGCGCGAGGAGGTGATCATCCGCCGCGGCTGGAAGGTGCACCGGATCTGGTCGACGGACTGGTTCCTGAACCAATCGACGGAGGAGCTGCGGCTGCAGGAAGCGGTCCGCAAGGCGTTGCGGGAGTGGAAGACCGCGGCGAGCTAGGCGGGGCCAACGGTTCACATCCACCTTCCGCACAGGTTGTGTGAATTGCGGTGCTTCCCCCCATTGTGCTGGACGCTCGCGGCCCTTGCGTGCCCTCGTACACTGAACCCCTGCTGTCGCTGGCGCGTACCGCCCTCGTGACCTTCCGCTACCCCGACAAGCCGACCCGAACTACTCCCGGGGTGCTGCGCACCCTGCGCGAGGGCCATTGGCTGGCCCAGCTGAAGCACGACGGCTGGCGGGCAGTCATCACTTGGGACGGCTCCAAGGCAAGCCTCGTCACCCGCAACAACCAGCCCATCGCCCCCGGTGCTGCCCTCGCGGCCGAGCTCGCCCGCTGCCTCCGCCGCCTCCCGGCGGGGACGGTGCTGGACGGCGAGTGGCTGGGGATGCGGCGGTTCGAGGTCGAGGACCCCGAGGACTGGTCCTGGCGGCGCTGCCGCGCGGGCGAGCGCGAGGAGCTGGTGCTGTTCGACCTGCTCTACGTTGCGGGCCGGTGGGTAGGCGACGTGCCCGCCCTGGAGCGCTTCCGCGCCCTGCAGCAGGTATGGCGTGGCGCTAGTCGCTCGCGGCGGCCGGGGCATGTGCGCCTCGTAACCTGCCGCCTCGGCGGCTACGCGGACCTGTTCACGGCGTCGGCGGCGGCACCGCTGTGCGAGGGGATCGTCCTCAAGCACCGCTCCAGCACCCTGCTCGGCTCCACCTCCGAGTGCCAGGACAACCCGCGCTGGCTCAAGGTCAAGCACGGACTGCCGCTGGTTGGCCTTCCCGGAGCAGCGACGGGCCGAGCCCGCCCGGCTGCCCGGACCGCGTCCGCCCCGACACCACAGGCACGCTCCGCGGCCAAAGCGCGTCTTAACGCCGCGCGGTAGGCTCCCTCCCATGCACTGCCGCCAGCCGCAGGTGAGTAACCTCCGCGGGGCACCACCAGCTCTCTATAGGGGTGGTTGGGGTTAAAAATCCGGGAGTGCGGCAGGTGTGGCGCATTGACGCCAGCAGCCCCACTGGCGAACGATGGACTGCGGAGCATGGGAACTACAGCGCGTGCGTGCTACGGCTGAACTCGTGGGTTTCGAGTTCCCGGGCTAAACGTGAAACGCCCCCATTCCGAGTGCACTAGCTGGGTATGGTCCGGGGGGCCATCACCTCCAGGGGAAGGACCTTCACGGGCTCGAGCCGGCAAAACTGACCGAATCGCCATCGCTTGAGCGACTTAGATGATTCGATCCATTCCTCTAAACGCTCCATCATGCCGGCACCACGAGAAAGCTCAAGCCCGCCAGAAACAACGAGCCCGAGCGCGGGTTGGAGAACGTGGAGGGCAAGTCCAAGAAGTCCCATGGTTGCGTCCAAACGGTGAAGTACAGACTTGGGAACCGGTGGGAACCCGCACTCGATCGCGAGATCAATCGCTCTACTCTGCGCCACCCCGGGGTCAGTATGAGTCGGCAGGGCGGCCCGCGAGTGACTGAACCTGGCGCGTGCGGATTCGATGTTTGCAACCCAGCAGGCCACGCGCTTGTGCCGATCGTGCTGCTGAATCGCACTCCCAATAAGGATCTTGATGAACGCATGCTGAAGGTGATTGAAAGTCACCTGCGCGCTCCCCATCATGACGCCGTCAACTTCGGGTGTGTTTGTCTGCCTGGAGATCCGTACTCCTCGTAGCGGGTGCGCCACCAAATGCAGCCCGGCCCTGCCCGCAACTACCTCCTGGAACTTGCCCCGCGCGATCATCCCGAATGCCAGGGCCCTTCGGAGGACCGCACCAGAGGTGGAATCCCGAAGCAGCCGGCCGCACTCTGTCGCGTCACGAGTCTCTTCGTGAAGGTGCGTGAGTGTGGCCGAATCCAACCCCAAAACACTGCTCATCTCCGGGATATAGGTCCGGTCGAAGTACCCATCCCGAGGAAGATACCTGCGGATCATCGGATCTTGGAGAGTGCGCGCTGTCCACAATGCGAACGAATCACTCGAATCAAGGCGGCCAAGATACGCCGAGAGAAGGGGGCCTGAGCTGCGGAGCCATTCGCGCGAATACTCGTCAGCCCGTTGTACGGTTTCAGGCTCGGGTTGAGGTGATTGGCCAATAAGGTTGCTGCTAGCCTTGATCGCATCCGAAAGCAGCCTCGACCGGGACGGAGACGCAGAGAGGTACATGCGGTGGTGCAGAAGAACGAAGGTGGCCACAACCAGCGCCTGCGAATCCCATGTGGTCCAATTAGAGGTGCCCAGCTCAAGCGAGTGCACGGCGTGAGACACCGTCGCCGTATCAATGAAGCCTTCAGTCGCATTGATCTGCCGACGCTCGTTCACAGTTCGCCCGTTCGATGCACAAAGCTTCGGGCCTGCCAAAGGCAAGGGAAGCCGTGTGTGTACTGGGGACCGCGCGTTGCAGCGGTCGTGGTCCGAAGGTAATCAATGCCTCCTCCGCCGGTCCCCCTTCGCATTCCGATCATCGCTTCCACGAATCGGATATGCACATCGCGCCAACGGAGAATGGCAGCGTCGAGGTCGAGGCACGTGCGGAGGAACACTGTCAGAGGCGTCACCCGGTCGTCCATTTCGAGGAGGGCAGCGACGATTGTTTCGCGGTGACCAAGTGCACGGCTCAGATTGCGCAGCGTCTCTGTGAGACGATCACGTCCGGCTGCATCGAGAGTCGGTGGAACCAGGCCGCGGTAGGCGTCCTTGATCGCTCCGCGCACGGTAACGGCCATGAACCGATCCACAGCCTGAGTGTCAACCTGCGGGAATACAGAGTTGCCAGCGTGGCTGCTGCTGTTCTCAAAAACTCCATTCAGGAGTCCATACACAATGTCTCGGAGGGACGGCGAAGCCCACCGAGCGGACACTCTCTCGCACCCCCACCTGCCGAGCGCAGTGTGGAAGCACTGCATCCGCAGTGCACTCGGCGTGGCTTGGGTCGGCCTCAGGGTAAAAGGCGGAAGAGCCTCGCCATCTGCGGAGACGGGCTCGCCACCTGGAGGTTGCATCTTGTCACGGTGCAGCTCGCGAAGGCCCAATACGAGCTCCAGCTCGCGGAACTGCACAGACCCAAAGCCGGAGGCGGGCTGAAGCCGGTCTCGAAAGGCGAGGAACTGTCGCGGCGTCATGGAGTACAGGACGTCGAAGAACGGAATGGTGGCCTGAAGCGCAAGCGTCGCTCGGCGAATGCGCGCGGCCCAGGAGGGGAGGTGAGAAGACGTGCTCAAGGCCGTGAACGCGCATTGCGGAAGGTTGGAGAGATCCCAAAGTCGGCCTGGGTTTCCCATCACTGACTCAAGATCATGGGCATTTGGGTCCGCATGGGCTGCCACACGCAGAACGCTTGCAACCTCCGGATAGGACTGACCGTCAAAAACCGGTGGTGCGTCCTCGTCATGCCTCTCGTCGAGGTCCACCCGGGGCAACTTGGACCCATGAAAGGACCAGAACTCCTGGGCTGCTGCTGACACGCTTCCAAGCTCGTGCAGGATCAGCGCAAACCAGACCTCGAATGCCTGGTGTGTGCGGATGAACAGGACCTCGTCGTGGCACCACTCACCTCCAGTGGGCCAAGTGTCGCCTGGTTTCCAGCCGTCCTGGTTTGGCCACTTCGAATCAGCTACACCTTCTGGAACGGGGGGAAGTCGCAGCGATT
This window harbors:
- a CDS encoding tryptophan 2,3-dioxygenase family protein; amino-acid sequence: MKDARRSALTYSAYINDQAIVESLRLPPVPEGVADSKWPNQDGWKPGDTWPTGGEWCHDEVLFIRTHQAFEVWFALILHELGSVSAAAQEFWSFHGSKLPRVDLDERHDEDAPPVFDGQSYPEVASVLRVAAHADPNAHDLESVMGNPGRLWDLSNLPQCAFTALSTSSHLPSWAARIRRATLALQATIPFFDVLYSMTPRQFLAFRDRLQPASGFGSVQFRELELVLGLRELHRDKMQPPGGEPVSADGEALPPFTLRPTQATPSALRMQCFHTALGRWGCERVSARWASPSLRDIVYGLLNGVFENSSSHAGNSVFPQVDTQAVDRFMAVTVRGAIKDAYRGLVPPTLDAAGRDRLTETLRNLSRALGHRETIVAALLEMDDRVTPLTVFLRTCLDLDAAILRWRDVHIRFVEAMIGMRRGTGGGGIDYLRTTTAATRGPQYTHGFPCLWQARSFVHRTGEL